Proteins encoded together in one Desulfovibrio sp. UCD-KL4C window:
- a CDS encoding phospholipid-binding protein MlaC produces MKRITTIFLFLVLTCLTASYCVASTTTVSPMERLHSGVQGVIDVLNNPEYKGIPDKQGEMNAKVREIIKDFFNFRELSKRTIGRPWLNFSSKEQDRFISLFTQLLEETYLGKIGSYSSEKVSFDKETIIQDKYAQVDTRILSSSKSIPVVYRLKLINSVWDVYDVKVEGISLVNNYRSQFAGILDTSSNDKFETSKKNLFERLEQKCQDLKNKQNKK; encoded by the coding sequence ATGAAAAGAATTACAACAATTTTCCTTTTTCTTGTGCTTACATGCCTAACGGCAAGTTACTGTGTCGCATCTACAACAACGGTATCTCCTATGGAACGACTACACTCTGGAGTACAAGGAGTTATAGATGTCCTTAACAACCCTGAATATAAAGGCATTCCTGACAAGCAAGGCGAAATGAACGCCAAAGTAAGAGAAATAATTAAAGATTTCTTCAATTTTCGTGAACTTTCTAAAAGGACTATAGGCAGACCTTGGCTTAATTTTTCTTCAAAAGAACAAGATAGATTTATTTCTCTCTTCACTCAACTCTTAGAAGAAACCTACCTTGGCAAGATTGGAAGTTATTCTTCTGAAAAGGTCTCATTTGACAAAGAGACAATAATACAAGATAAATATGCACAGGTAGACACAAGAATTCTTTCAAGCTCGAAATCTATTCCCGTAGTTTACCGTCTCAAACTTATTAATAGTGTTTGGGATGTTTATGATGTAAAAGTCGAAGGAATAAGTTTAGTTAATAATTACAGGTCTCAATTCGCTGGAATACTGGATACCAGTTCAAATGATAAATTTGAAACCAGCAAAAAAAATCTGTTTGAACGTCTTGAACAGAAGTGCCAAGATCTTAAGAATAAACAAAATAAAAAGTAA
- a CDS encoding metallophosphoesterase, whose translation MKIAVISDTHLREPDSRLTEIFNIHLADADLLIHCGDCTTFSVWQFFCQHQNFHAALGNCDEWRLSERLRPLESLTFQGLKIGIAHGWGSRSQVSKNVANSFPRDYDLVCYGHTHIQDWSIVNGIQMLNPGSLTSPREAKPASVAILEIENSEIASCSFIPVD comes from the coding sequence GTGAAAATAGCTGTTATATCTGATACACATCTCCGTGAGCCTGATTCCAGACTCACGGAGATTTTTAATATCCATCTAGCTGATGCAGACTTACTTATTCACTGCGGTGATTGTACAACTTTTTCAGTATGGCAATTTTTCTGCCAACATCAAAATTTTCATGCAGCACTCGGTAATTGTGACGAATGGAGACTATCAGAAAGATTACGTCCACTCGAATCACTCACTTTTCAAGGCTTAAAAATAGGAATAGCCCACGGATGGGGCAGCCGCTCTCAAGTTTCAAAGAATGTTGCCAATTCATTTCCGCGTGATTACGATCTTGTCTGCTACGGACATACTCATATTCAAGACTGGTCTATTGTAAATGGCATTCAAATGCTTAATCCTGGTAGTCTGACCTCCCCCAGAGAAGCCAAGCCTGCCAGCGTCGCAATTTTAGAAATTGAAAACTCCGAAATAGCCTCCTGCTCATTTATTCCCGTAGACTAA
- the secA gene encoding preprotein translocase subunit SecA encodes MFNAIFSTIFGSRNDRFIKKLKPQIDAIASFEPEMEKLTDEQFPQKISQWKEEVSAGKKLDDLLPEVFALVREAGKRSLGMRHYDVQMVGGMVLHGGRIAEMKTGEGKTLVATLPAVLNALSSKGVHLITVNDYLASRDAEWMGKLYNFLGLTVGVVVHGQNDQERQEAYACDITYGTNNEFGFDHLRDNMKFYKEQLVQRELNFAIVDEVDSILIDEARTPLIISGSSDEATGMYAQVDSIIPLLKRDQDFEVDEKGQSITMTDEGVSKCEEILKIDNLYDSQHISYQHHIMQGIKAHHLFARDVDYIVKDDQVVIVDEFTGRLMPGRRFSDGLHQALEAKEGVKVESENQTLASITFQNYFRMYNKLSGMTGTADTEAVEFSQIYNLEVIVIPTNASLLRKDFPDSIYKTQQEKYVAIADEIATLYKKGQPVLVGTVSIEKSELIGSLLKKRGIPHDVLNAKQHEKEAEIVAGAGHKGHVTIATNMAGRGTDIVLGEGVKEIGGLHIIGTERHESRRIDNQLRGRSGRQGDPGSTRFYLALDDDLMRLFGSERIAGIMDKLGMQEGEPIENKMVSKAIENSQKRVEGHNFEIRKQLLDYDDVMNQQREVIYSLRREVMYSENMDDMISEFVEELLDESYFPVAEAHGKPLDEEVEEMIRVGLDEVFGFSRMAEFKEGVPSREQADEWVKDILGTLKSNAEDHFNEIQRYFMLESLDRNWKEHLLNMDHLREGIGLRGYGQKDPKHEYKREGFDMFRDMLERIKENTVRALCHLRIEAEVREEEFQHKDQKGLEYSDSGEGEEKKKQPVRRSEPKVGRNENCPCGSGKKYKKCCGK; translated from the coding sequence ATGTTTAACGCCATATTTTCGACAATTTTCGGTTCCAGAAATGATCGTTTCATTAAAAAGCTTAAGCCGCAAATTGATGCAATTGCGTCATTTGAACCTGAAATGGAAAAGTTGACCGATGAGCAATTTCCTCAGAAAATTTCTCAGTGGAAAGAAGAAGTCTCCGCAGGAAAAAAACTGGATGATCTCCTCCCTGAAGTATTTGCTTTAGTCCGTGAAGCTGGAAAACGATCTCTCGGTATGAGACATTACGATGTGCAGATGGTTGGTGGTATGGTCCTGCACGGTGGAAGAATTGCGGAAATGAAAACCGGTGAAGGTAAGACTCTCGTGGCAACTTTACCTGCGGTTTTAAACGCGCTTTCCAGTAAAGGTGTTCACCTGATTACTGTTAACGATTACCTCGCTTCGCGTGATGCCGAGTGGATGGGGAAGCTTTATAATTTTCTCGGTCTTACTGTAGGTGTTGTAGTTCATGGTCAAAATGATCAGGAACGTCAGGAAGCATACGCTTGTGACATCACATACGGTACGAACAACGAATTTGGTTTTGACCATCTTCGTGACAATATGAAATTCTACAAAGAGCAACTTGTTCAGCGTGAACTGAACTTTGCTATTGTCGATGAAGTTGACTCAATTTTAATCGATGAAGCCCGTACGCCTCTTATTATTTCCGGTTCCTCTGATGAAGCTACAGGTATGTACGCTCAGGTTGACTCCATAATTCCTCTCCTTAAGAGAGATCAAGATTTTGAAGTTGATGAAAAAGGCCAATCAATCACCATGACTGATGAAGGTGTTAGTAAATGTGAAGAGATTCTTAAAATAGACAATCTTTATGATTCTCAGCACATTTCATATCAGCATCACATCATGCAGGGGATCAAAGCGCATCATTTGTTTGCCCGTGATGTTGATTATATTGTTAAAGATGACCAAGTTGTAATCGTAGATGAATTTACAGGTCGCTTAATGCCCGGCAGACGTTTTTCAGACGGATTGCATCAGGCTCTTGAAGCTAAGGAAGGGGTAAAAGTCGAGTCAGAAAATCAGACTCTTGCTTCAATCACCTTTCAGAATTATTTCCGTATGTACAATAAGCTCTCCGGTATGACCGGAACAGCGGATACTGAAGCTGTCGAATTTTCACAGATTTATAATCTGGAAGTAATTGTCATTCCAACTAATGCAAGTTTGCTTCGTAAAGATTTTCCAGACTCTATCTACAAGACTCAGCAAGAAAAATATGTGGCGATCGCTGATGAAATTGCTACCCTTTATAAGAAAGGACAGCCTGTTCTGGTTGGAACTGTTTCAATTGAAAAATCTGAACTGATCGGCTCCCTCCTCAAAAAACGCGGAATTCCTCATGATGTTTTGAATGCTAAACAGCATGAGAAGGAAGCTGAGATAGTTGCCGGAGCAGGGCACAAGGGCCATGTTACTATAGCAACCAATATGGCTGGTCGTGGTACTGATATCGTGCTCGGTGAAGGTGTTAAAGAAATAGGCGGATTGCATATTATCGGAACAGAGCGGCATGAATCTCGTCGTATTGATAATCAGCTGCGTGGTCGTTCAGGTCGTCAGGGTGACCCGGGAAGTACTCGTTTCTATCTTGCGCTCGATGATGATCTGATGAGGCTTTTCGGTTCTGAGCGCATTGCCGGCATTATGGACAAACTTGGAATGCAGGAAGGCGAGCCTATTGAGAATAAGATGGTCTCCAAGGCTATTGAAAATTCCCAGAAGCGCGTTGAAGGGCATAACTTTGAAATACGTAAACAGTTGCTGGACTATGATGATGTAATGAATCAGCAGCGTGAAGTTATATATTCATTGCGTCGCGAAGTGATGTATTCTGAGAACATGGATGACATGATTTCAGAGTTTGTTGAAGAACTGCTTGATGAAAGTTATTTTCCGGTTGCTGAAGCTCATGGAAAGCCTTTAGACGAAGAAGTTGAGGAAATGATTAGAGTCGGCCTTGATGAAGTTTTCGGATTCAGTCGTATGGCTGAATTTAAGGAAGGCGTTCCATCGCGTGAGCAGGCTGATGAGTGGGTTAAGGATATTTTAGGTACACTCAAAAGTAATGCGGAAGATCACTTCAATGAAATTCAGCGGTATTTCATGCTCGAATCTCTTGATCGCAACTGGAAAGAGCATCTTTTGAATATGGACCATTTACGCGAAGGTATAGGCCTTCGCGGCTACGGTCAGAAAGATCCTAAGCACGAGTACAAGCGTGAAGGGTTTGACATGTTCCGTGATATGCTTGAGCGCATTAAAGAAAATACAGTAAGAGCCCTTTGTCATTTGCGTATTGAAGCTGAAGTTCGTGAAGAAGAGTTTCAGCATAAGGACCAAAAAGGTCTTGAATACTCTGACAGCGGTGAAGGTGAAGAAAAGAAAAAGCAACCCGTTCGCAGGTCTGAACCCAAAGTTGGCAGAAATGAAAACTGCCCTTGCGGAAGCGGAAAGAAATATAAGAAGTGTTGCGGCAAATAA
- the mlaD gene encoding outer membrane lipid asymmetry maintenance protein MlaD, with protein sequence MKKYSKETTVGIFVFIGLMLIVYMSVKLGDIRVFSDSHYHVSANFNDVSGLRINAPIEIMGVTVGFVDDIHLDLKTQKAVVGLSIENKIALTDDAIASIKTSGLIGDKYVKIALGGVGDPIEPGGTIIETESAIDIEDLISKYVFGKV encoded by the coding sequence ATGAAAAAATACTCTAAAGAAACAACTGTCGGGATATTTGTATTCATCGGTCTAATGCTCATCGTCTATATGAGTGTTAAACTTGGAGATATTCGCGTATTTTCAGACAGCCACTACCACGTTAGTGCAAACTTTAATGACGTTTCCGGCCTGAGGATTAATGCTCCTATTGAAATAATGGGAGTAACGGTTGGATTTGTTGATGATATTCACCTCGACCTTAAAACACAGAAAGCGGTTGTGGGACTGAGTATTGAAAATAAGATCGCGCTTACGGATGATGCGATTGCATCCATTAAAACAAGTGGATTGATCGGTGATAAGTACGTAAAAATAGCTCTCGGCGGTGTTGGAGACCCTATTGAGCCCGGCGGTACTATTATTGAAACAGAATCAGCAATTGATATCGAAGACTTGATAAGTAAATATGTTTTTGGCAAAGTGTAA
- a CDS encoding VacJ family lipoprotein has translation MTIKNSASNALLAFLVLTFILLTFPSQVRSAEKNDPVLVAQVGSGIIGAVKDQDKSSQGNDDFNDDIWGDTLEAQDTSESDPWESYNRAMFSFNDFMYFGVTKPVTQGYMYVMPLRPRTWINNFFQNMLAPVRVTSCLLQGKFFTAGAETSKFVANTIVGLGGLGDVVGERQSTMPLYLGNEDMGQTFGVWGIPNGPYFMIPVLGPSTVRDAVGLGIDTFALNPFWWFGIPWYYSLSAGAYNQINKLSFHLGEYESLKEGAIDPYAALKDAYLQYRARQLHDTKRNRRPAPASNVITNPNAQAQPVQ, from the coding sequence ATGACTATAAAAAACTCTGCATCAAATGCGCTTCTGGCCTTTTTAGTGCTGACTTTCATACTGCTTACATTTCCTTCACAGGTAAGATCAGCTGAAAAAAATGATCCGGTTCTTGTTGCACAAGTTGGCTCCGGTATTATTGGAGCTGTTAAAGATCAGGATAAATCATCTCAGGGAAACGATGATTTTAATGATGATATCTGGGGCGATACATTAGAAGCACAGGACACAAGTGAATCTGACCCATGGGAAAGTTACAACCGTGCCATGTTTTCATTTAATGACTTTATGTACTTTGGAGTAACCAAGCCCGTAACTCAAGGATACATGTATGTAATGCCGCTTCGCCCTAGAACATGGATCAATAATTTTTTCCAGAATATGCTTGCTCCTGTTCGCGTAACAAGTTGTCTGCTTCAAGGTAAATTCTTTACAGCAGGCGCTGAGACTTCTAAATTCGTTGCGAATACAATAGTCGGCTTGGGTGGTCTTGGTGATGTAGTAGGCGAGCGCCAGTCAACTATGCCTCTTTACTTAGGTAACGAAGACATGGGACAGACTTTCGGGGTTTGGGGAATACCAAACGGACCTTACTTTATGATTCCAGTACTTGGACCATCTACAGTACGTGATGCTGTCGGTCTTGGAATTGACACTTTTGCTCTTAATCCTTTCTGGTGGTTCGGCATTCCATGGTATTATTCTCTTTCTGCCGGAGCTTACAACCAGATTAATAAACTCTCATTCCACCTTGGTGAGTATGAATCTCTTAAAGAAGGTGCAATTGATCCTTATGCAGCTTTAAAAGATGCATACCTACAGTATAGAGCGCGTCAACTGCATGATACGAAAAGGAACCGACGTCCGGCCCCTGCTTCAAACGTCATAACTAACCCTAATGCACAAGCTCAACCAGTTCAATAA
- a CDS encoding ABC transporter ATP-binding protein: MKTSAPDIRIKDLTIGYGNIPIVNNINATLPGGGITVILGGSGCGKSTLLKNILRLNTPLGGSVFLGKHNILTLKRKPFRCLKQRIGVLFQDGALLGSLNLFDNVALPLREHTRLKAAQILEIVKAKLSLVGLEAFVDYFPNELSGGMRKRAGLARAMVMDPDILFCDEPTSGLDPINSAELDELLLELKERFDMTIVVVSHDLASMKTIADHVLVLGEGKALFEGNKESLLATKDPYLRQFLDRRGKKRVAPRLTMPQLDPSLMKMDCTKYLGDYDNN; this comes from the coding sequence ATGAAAACATCAGCACCAGACATACGCATTAAAGACCTAACTATCGGTTATGGCAATATACCTATAGTTAATAACATTAATGCAACTTTACCCGGTGGAGGAATTACCGTAATTCTCGGCGGATCAGGATGCGGAAAATCAACATTGTTAAAAAATATACTCAGGTTAAACACTCCCCTCGGAGGATCTGTTTTTCTTGGTAAGCACAACATTTTAACCTTGAAACGAAAGCCTTTTAGATGTTTGAAACAACGCATAGGTGTACTCTTTCAAGATGGAGCTCTTCTCGGATCGCTTAATTTATTTGACAATGTGGCTCTTCCGCTTAGAGAACATACTAGGCTGAAAGCGGCCCAAATTTTAGAAATAGTCAAAGCGAAACTAAGCTTGGTCGGGCTTGAAGCTTTTGTTGATTATTTCCCAAATGAACTTTCTGGCGGAATGCGTAAAAGGGCAGGACTTGCCAGAGCTATGGTAATGGATCCTGATATTCTTTTTTGCGATGAGCCTACATCCGGTCTTGATCCGATAAATTCTGCAGAACTTGATGAATTACTCTTGGAACTGAAAGAACGATTTGACATGACAATAGTAGTAGTCAGTCATGACCTTGCCAGTATGAAGACAATTGCAGACCATGTTTTAGTTCTCGGAGAAGGCAAAGCCCTTTTTGAAGGTAATAAGGAATCTCTCCTCGCGACAAAAGATCCCTATTTACGACAGTTCCTTGATAGGCGAGGTAAAAAAAGGGTTGCACCGCGGCTCACAATGCCACAACTCGACCCTTCACTGATGAAGATGGATTGCACCAAATACCTTGGCGATTACGACAATAATTGA
- a CDS encoding MarC family protein, whose protein sequence is MVGLFFQTYLKLFFVLTPFFAVSAFLSLTQDMSPAERKTTAIKVTLAVIISSLILYLFGRYIFDLFGITLDAFRIGAGAVLFMSAMNMVSGGGKKFDAGGDDDDIAVVPLAIPIVVGPGTIGALLVMGSSVRGLKDQAFACTALLCAVLTVGILLFISSSLKRLLGKRGLNIMSRLTGLFVASIAAQIFFTGLRNFMQG, encoded by the coding sequence ATGGTAGGTTTATTTTTTCAAACATATCTGAAATTATTTTTTGTTTTGACCCCGTTTTTTGCCGTATCAGCATTTTTATCCTTAACTCAGGATATGAGTCCTGCAGAGCGGAAAACAACGGCTATTAAGGTAACTCTGGCTGTCATAATAAGCTCTCTCATACTGTATTTATTTGGAAGATATATATTTGATTTGTTCGGCATAACACTTGATGCTTTCCGAATTGGAGCTGGAGCAGTTCTTTTTATGTCTGCAATGAATATGGTTAGCGGCGGTGGTAAGAAATTTGATGCAGGTGGTGATGATGATGATATCGCTGTTGTCCCATTAGCTATTCCGATTGTTGTCGGTCCGGGAACCATTGGAGCTTTACTGGTAATGGGATCCTCTGTTCGGGGACTTAAAGATCAGGCTTTTGCTTGCACAGCGTTGCTATGCGCGGTATTAACAGTCGGTATTCTTTTGTTTATATCTTCGAGCCTTAAGCGTTTACTCGGTAAACGCGGGCTTAATATTATGAGTCGTTTGACGGGTTTATTTGTAGCTTCAATTGCAGCTCAGATATTCTTTACAGGACTGCGTAACTTTATGCAGGGCTAA